The segment TCCTTGGTGTACCCGATGGACATATAGGCCCGGTGGGTACGGGAGTCCCGCTGGACGTCGATCCGCAGCTTCTCGGGGATGGACGCGGGGTTCACCTCTCCGGAGGTGCGCGGTGCGCGCGAGCCGGCGCCCGCGTCGTCAGCACTGAGAGCCACGACATGGAAGGCGCCCTGCCCTCCGCTGGCCAGCCGCTCCACCAGATCGGTACGCCAGGAGCGGGTCGCCGCCTGACCGTCCGTGCCGCCGGGGACATCGGGGGCCAGAGGAGCGTTGGCGGCCTCGCGGGCGACCTGGAAGCCTCCGGCGGCCTGGCTCTGAGCGGCTTTGATCTTGGCTTCGAGCAGTCCGTTGCGGACCTGTCCGACGACGACGAAGCCCAGGAGCACGACAACGCCGACGGACATCAGCAGAGTCATCACCACAATGCGCAACTGGATGTTGCGCCGCCACAGCCGGACCGCGGGCAGCAGCGGGCGGCGCACCCAGCGCATGACGATCCGCAGCAGCAGCCGACCGGGCTCGCCGTCCTGTCCCGCGCGGCGGCCGCGCAGCAGTCGGCCGAGCCAGGCCGGACGTGTTCCGGGCACGGCGGCCCGCCCCCCACGGCCCCCCTGCTTCCCGGGCTGCGGAGCAGCGCTGCCGCCGGTCATGTCAGCTCGGTCCCGCCTTGTAACCGACACCACGGACGGTCACCACGATCTCGGGGCGCTCGGGGTCCTTCTCGACCTTGGAGCGCAGCCGCTGGACATGCACATTGACCAGCCGGGTGTCCGCGGCGTGCCGGTACCCCCAGACCTGTTCCAGCAGCACCTCGCGGGTGAAGACCTGCCACGGCTTACGGGCCAGCGCCACCAGCAGATCGAACTCCAGCGGAGTGAGGGCGATGGACTGCCCGTCCCGCTTCACGGAGTGCCCCGCCACATCGATCACCAGATCGCCGATGGTCAACTGCTCCGGAGCCGGTTCCTCCGACCTCCGCAGGCGTGCCCTAATCCGGGCGACCAACTCCTTCGGTTTGAACGGTTTGATGATGTAGTCGTCGGCTCCGGACTCCAGCCCGACGACGACGTCCACCGTGTCGCTCTTCGCGGTGAGCATCACGATCGGTACCCCGGACTCCGCGCGGATCTGCCTGCACACCTCGATGCCGTCCCTGCCGGGCAGCATCAGGTCCAGCAGGACCAGGTCCGGCTTTGCCTCACGAAAGGCGGCGAGGGCCTTGTCGCCGTCCGCGACGAACGACGGCTCAAAACCTTCACCACGCAGCACAATCCCGAGCATCTCGGCCAGTGCGGTGTCGTCGTCGACGACCAGGACTCGTCCCTTCATAATCGACATCATCCCATTACCCCACGGCTGGCATAGGTTCCGGTGAGATAGGTCACTGACCTGTGACAACGCGACCCGTGACCTGCGGGTACCCATCCGGCCCGGCGCGGAGCCCGGAACCGGTGGCCCGCTCAGCCCCCGACCGACCCCTGTGACCTGCGCCACAACCCCATCACGCCGTCTCCTGTGACGGGGCACACCGCCCCTTCCTCGGTGACGATCGCCGTGACCAGTTCCGGTGGTGTCACATCGAAGGCGGGGTTGTACGCGGTCGTGCCGCCGGGTGCGAGCGGCCGTCCGCCGCCGGGGAGCCGGGTGACCTCGTCCGCGGCGCGCTGCTCCACTTCGATCGCGGGCCCGTCCGGGGTGACCGGGTCGATGGTGGTGGTGGGGGCGACCACGATGAACGGCACATGGTGGTAACGGGCCAGCACCGCCAGCGGATAGCTGCCGACCTTGTTGGCCACTGCTCCGTTCGCGGCGATCCGGTCGGCTCCGATGAGGATGGCATCCACCTCTCCCGCGGCGAAGAGGGAGCCCGCCGCATTGTCGGTCAGCAGGGTGTACGGCATTCCCGACCGAGCGGCCTCCCACGCGGTCAGCCGGGCGCCCTGGAGCAGGGGACGGGTCTCGTCGACCCAGAGCCGCCGCAGCCTGCCCGCCCGGTGGGCGGCGAGCGCCACGGCGAAGGCGGTGCCCTCTCCCCCGGAG is part of the Streptomyces qinzhouensis genome and harbors:
- the mtrA gene encoding two-component system response regulator MtrA: MMSIMKGRVLVVDDDTALAEMLGIVLRGEGFEPSFVADGDKALAAFREAKPDLVLLDLMLPGRDGIEVCRQIRAESGVPIVMLTAKSDTVDVVVGLESGADDYIIKPFKPKELVARIRARLRRSEEPAPEQLTIGDLVIDVAGHSVKRDGQSIALTPLEFDLLVALARKPWQVFTREVLLEQVWGYRHAADTRLVNVHVQRLRSKVEKDPERPEIVVTVRGVGYKAGPS
- the mtnA gene encoding S-methyl-5-thioribose-1-phosphate isomerase; translation: MADHYARRRAGDEQTRLPVLRWEESADGPLLVLLDQTRLPGEEAETVCADVPAVVAAIRSLAVRGAPLLGITGAYGVALAAARGADVEAAASRLAQARPTAVNLRYGTELALDAYRSAVAGGVEQAAGAALAAARDLHREDAAASARMAGHGLELLDELLSGGEHRILTHCNTGALVSGGEGTAFAVALAAHRAGRLRRLWVDETRPLLQGARLTAWEAARSGMPYTLLTDNAAGSLFAAGEVDAILIGADRIAANGAVANKVGSYPLAVLARYHHVPFIVVAPTTTIDPVTPDGPAIEVEQRAADEVTRLPGGGRPLAPGGTTAYNPAFDVTPPELVTAIVTEEGAVCPVTGDGVMGLWRRSQGSVGG